In Actinomycetota bacterium, the following proteins share a genomic window:
- a CDS encoding pilus assembly protein TadG-related protein produces the protein EGAVAVITALVLVALMAGVALTVDVGGLLLRRRAMVNGADAAALAAAQSCADATLGSPEAMADEYAAKNVPITDGGLTGGIVNGVDPESGQQWTLNCGVDITGHVSVRYESDQSLFFAPVLGFDHTSEVTSRATASWGAAGAAGPIPLVIYQGFFQGNRCDVPNVSENTVCYIWEDNDLSGGGNFGFLDVGEGWDVGKADQCNNVGGADQLGGWISGADPAEIVELNYPNATWVCTRESNGGNNVAWQALEDQIGEVRDFPIVGVSPGDGEPAQVGTPQPKYNVIGFAHFEIMGVNMPSKNTLSCTIPPTATLPFDLMAACAPSGGTYIEGSASGDRGARLTVDANGVITAWSRQPSVVTFETTDSADCGGNPAPNSSAHCLVLRWKGYEYGGGNPGGGANFGLLAAQLCDLAYGSCLDQE, from the coding sequence AGAAGGAGCGGTCGCGGTCATCACCGCGCTCGTGCTGGTCGCGCTGATGGCCGGCGTCGCGCTGACGGTCGACGTCGGCGGCCTGCTGCTGCGACGCCGTGCGATGGTCAACGGCGCCGACGCCGCCGCGCTCGCCGCCGCCCAATCGTGCGCGGACGCGACCTTGGGCAGTCCTGAGGCGATGGCCGACGAGTACGCGGCGAAGAACGTCCCGATCACCGACGGGGGACTCACCGGCGGGATCGTCAACGGCGTCGACCCCGAGAGCGGCCAGCAGTGGACGCTCAACTGCGGCGTCGACATCACCGGGCACGTATCGGTGCGCTACGAGAGCGACCAGTCGCTGTTCTTCGCGCCGGTGCTGGGCTTCGATCACACGTCGGAGGTGACCTCGCGTGCCACCGCCTCGTGGGGCGCGGCCGGTGCGGCCGGTCCGATCCCGCTGGTGATCTATCAGGGCTTCTTCCAGGGGAACCGGTGCGACGTGCCGAACGTGTCCGAGAACACCGTCTGCTACATCTGGGAAGACAACGACCTCTCCGGCGGCGGCAACTTCGGCTTTCTCGACGTCGGTGAGGGCTGGGACGTCGGCAAGGCCGATCAGTGCAACAACGTCGGCGGCGCCGACCAACTCGGTGGCTGGATCAGTGGCGCTGACCCCGCGGAGATCGTCGAACTCAACTATCCGAACGCCACGTGGGTCTGCACCCGCGAGAGCAACGGGGGGAACAACGTCGCCTGGCAGGCGCTCGAGGACCAGATCGGCGAGGTCCGCGACTTCCCGATCGTGGGCGTGTCTCCGGGCGACGGCGAGCCTGCCCAGGTCGGGACGCCACAGCCCAAGTACAACGTGATCGGGTTCGCTCACTTCGAGATCATGGGCGTGAACATGCCGAGCAAGAACACGCTCAGCTGCACGATCCCGCCCACCGCGACGCTCCCGTTCGACCTGATGGCCGCCTGCGCCCCGTCGGGCGGGACCTACATCGAGGGCAGCGCGAGCGGCGATCGAGGGGCGAGGCTCACCGTCGACGCGAACGGCGTGATCACCGCGTGGAGCCGGCAGCCGAGCGTCGTGACGTTCGAGACGACCGACTCGGCCGACTGCGGCGGCAACCCCGCCCCGAACTCGAGCGCGCACTGCCTCGTCCTGAGATGGAAGGGCTACGAGTACGGCGGAGGCAACCCCGGCGGGGGCGCCAACTTCGGCTTGCTCGCGGCGCAGCTCTGTGACCTCGCGTACGGGAGCTGCCTGGACCAGGAGTAG